In Vibrio neptunius, the following are encoded in one genomic region:
- a CDS encoding iron ABC transporter permease, translating to MWLRRTPLSATLLLFGSVLTLTALASVTVGPMKISFMDSVYSLILRSNQLAPHINMVIHEIRFPRTVLCMLVGAILAICGTVMQGLFRNPLAEPGIIGVSAGASLGAAFAFVMFATFSLDYPQLMNFAAVPLFAFFGGALTTIMVYRLGTNKMGTSVTIMLLAGVAISALSGAGIGFMSFVANDQMLRDLSLWQMGSLAGANWTSIALCAVTLLILLVVFMRKAMPLNALLLGEAEANHLGVPVQKLKRQLILLTAVGVGVTVSVSGMIGFIGLVIPHLGRMLSGPDHRRLLPISALMGALLLTCADMFSRVAFAPAELPVGIVTAIIGAPFFIYLLFKQKGKIL from the coding sequence ATGTGGTTACGTCGTACCCCTTTATCTGCAACGCTTTTGCTGTTTGGCTCTGTTCTGACGCTGACAGCACTGGCATCGGTAACCGTTGGCCCAATGAAGATTAGCTTTATGGACAGCGTCTACAGCCTTATCTTACGTTCCAATCAGCTTGCACCGCACATCAATATGGTTATCCACGAGATTCGCTTCCCTCGAACCGTTCTCTGTATGTTAGTCGGTGCAATACTCGCGATTTGTGGCACTGTCATGCAGGGCCTGTTTCGCAATCCATTGGCTGAACCGGGCATTATTGGTGTCTCTGCGGGCGCATCACTCGGCGCTGCGTTTGCTTTCGTCATGTTTGCCACGTTCAGCCTTGACTACCCACAGCTGATGAACTTCGCAGCCGTGCCTCTGTTTGCTTTTTTCGGTGGAGCCCTGACGACCATCATGGTCTACCGACTGGGTACCAATAAAATGGGCACTTCTGTGACCATCATGCTGCTCGCAGGTGTCGCTATTAGTGCCCTTTCCGGTGCGGGCATCGGCTTTATGAGCTTCGTCGCCAATGACCAAATGCTGCGTGATCTATCCTTGTGGCAAATGGGCTCTCTGGCCGGAGCAAACTGGACCAGTATCGCTCTTTGTGCTGTGACTTTGCTGATTCTGCTGGTGGTGTTTATGCGTAAAGCGATGCCACTCAACGCATTACTGCTTGGCGAAGCCGAAGCGAATCATCTTGGTGTCCCGGTTCAGAAGCTCAAGCGTCAGTTGATATTGCTGACGGCCGTAGGCGTCGGAGTCACCGTCAGTGTATCAGGGATGATCGGCTTTATAGGCTTGGTGATCCCTCATTTGGGAAGAATGCTTTCTGGACCAGATCACCGCCGTTTACTGCCCATCTCTGCTCTAATGGGCGCGCTGTTGCTTACCTGCGCTGATATGTTCTCTCGAGTCGCTTTCGCGCCTGCTGAACTCCCCGTAGGTATCGTCACCGCCATTATTGGTGCGCCGTTCTTTATCTATCTGTTGTTTAAACAAAAAGGCAAGATTTTGTAA
- a CDS encoding heme ABC transporter ATP-binding protein — translation MGEVVLSAKNISMSFGQRQVLDKIDIEIKSGEVTALLGPNGAGKSTLLKLLCGEIPSNNEIHYFGQHKEKWAASTLAKHLGMLPQHSTLSFPFLAHEVVELGAIPLNLANKETQTLAKACMKMTDVEHLAQRLYPSLSGGEKQRLHLARVLVQLAHSGDNKILMLDEPTSALDLAHQHNTLKIARQLADQHNTAVVIVLHDLNLAAQYSDRLVVLHNGDVVCDAPPWQALTPEMIASVYGYASIINKHPTMDFPMVYPAA, via the coding sequence ATGGGTGAAGTTGTACTATCCGCAAAGAACATCTCGATGAGCTTTGGTCAGCGTCAGGTTCTAGACAAGATTGATATCGAGATCAAATCAGGGGAAGTCACGGCCTTATTGGGCCCCAATGGCGCGGGCAAAAGCACGTTGCTTAAATTGCTTTGCGGTGAAATCCCGTCTAATAACGAAATTCACTACTTTGGTCAACATAAGGAAAAATGGGCAGCAAGCACCTTGGCGAAACACCTAGGTATGCTTCCTCAGCACAGCACATTAAGCTTTCCATTTTTGGCGCATGAGGTCGTCGAACTCGGCGCGATACCGCTTAATTTGGCCAATAAAGAGACGCAAACACTTGCCAAAGCTTGCATGAAGATGACCGATGTCGAACATCTGGCACAACGGCTCTACCCTTCTTTATCTGGGGGAGAAAAACAGCGCTTACATCTGGCTCGTGTACTGGTTCAGTTAGCCCATTCAGGTGACAATAAAATCCTAATGCTCGATGAACCGACGTCCGCACTCGACTTGGCTCATCAACACAATACTTTAAAGATTGCGCGCCAATTAGCGGATCAACACAACACGGCGGTCGTGATTGTATTGCATGATCTGAATCTGGCAGCGCAGTATTCTGATCGCTTAGTTGTGCTGCACAACGGTGATGTGGTCTGTGACGCGCCACCATGGCAAGCGCTGACACCAGAAATGATCGCGTCGGTGTATGGTTACGCCTCGATCATCAACAAACATCCGACGATGGACTTCCCCATGGTCTATCCCGCCGCCTAG
- a CDS encoding sugar efflux transporter, producing the protein MFKDKIAMLFIVTAFISGLCGAFFYPLSSLFMVEAIGASPMMLSVYMVVAVVSSVMVSQMIARYSDQGWQRKRILMVSLGCYLVTVVSFIFIREFWLAILVVTLFGSVSGAAFGQLFALGREYGDSQFEDSTSFLSIMRAGIAIAWVFGPPIAFVLKAQFGFSASFMTSAVIVSVAIAVIGFYLPGSAVKPLKEQNETASQGSSLNLMIVIYAGVLVCAFTANNLYIVSMPLYLSQELSVDANWLGVLFGVAALCEIPIMLYAGKLAARYSAVRVICVGLMSGCVFFLIMLTAADKMTLIVAQIFNGVFIGTCATLGMVVLQNMMRDRLGTASTLFSNLLNVSMLIASLAVGVVGELYSYYSALYVCLCAVSSALLLLILFSSKAKSAVMQRLNSQHRVGV; encoded by the coding sequence ATGTTTAAAGATAAAATCGCGATGTTGTTCATTGTTACCGCTTTCATCTCCGGCTTATGCGGAGCATTTTTTTACCCTCTTTCCAGTTTGTTTATGGTTGAAGCCATAGGGGCGTCTCCCATGATGTTGTCAGTTTACATGGTGGTGGCCGTGGTCAGTTCTGTGATGGTTTCGCAGATGATCGCTCGTTATTCTGATCAAGGCTGGCAGAGAAAAAGAATACTGATGGTTTCTTTGGGCTGCTACCTAGTGACCGTGGTGAGTTTTATTTTCATTCGCGAGTTCTGGTTGGCGATCCTGGTGGTGACTTTGTTTGGGAGTGTTAGCGGGGCTGCCTTTGGTCAGTTGTTTGCCCTTGGAAGAGAGTACGGCGATAGTCAATTCGAAGACAGCACGAGCTTTTTATCTATTATGAGAGCGGGTATTGCTATTGCGTGGGTGTTCGGTCCTCCGATCGCCTTTGTCCTCAAAGCACAGTTCGGATTCAGTGCGTCTTTCATGACTTCCGCCGTCATAGTGAGCGTCGCGATTGCGGTAATTGGTTTTTACCTGCCAGGGAGTGCGGTGAAGCCTCTAAAGGAACAAAATGAAACAGCGTCGCAGGGTTCTTCGTTGAACTTAATGATCGTTATCTATGCTGGTGTGCTTGTATGTGCTTTTACTGCTAACAACTTGTATATCGTTAGTATGCCTTTGTACCTATCACAAGAGCTCAGCGTAGACGCCAATTGGCTGGGGGTCTTGTTCGGTGTTGCCGCACTGTGTGAGATCCCCATTATGCTCTACGCTGGGAAGTTGGCTGCCAGATATAGCGCTGTGCGAGTGATCTGTGTTGGCTTGATGAGTGGTTGTGTGTTTTTTCTGATCATGCTGACGGCGGCAGATAAAATGACGTTGATCGTCGCTCAGATATTCAATGGTGTCTTCATTGGCACTTGCGCTACATTGGGAATGGTTGTGTTACAAAACATGATGCGTGACAGGTTAGGAACGGCATCGACGCTGTTTTCCAACTTACTCAATGTGAGTATGTTGATTGCCAGCCTAGCCGTTGGTGTGGTGGGTGAGCTTTACAGTTATTACAGCGCTCTCTATGTTTGTTTATGCGCTGTGTCCTCTGCTTTGTTGTTGCTGATACTGTTTTCGTCCAAGGCCAAAAGTGCTGTGATGCAGAGACTAAACTCACAACATCGTGTAGGGGTGTGA
- a CDS encoding AraC family transcriptional regulator, whose translation MKPFIENISHQASFNWLMKHFHCPVPKQEYACPWHYHAEYELVIYLDPDQVFEGNYFAGDGIGTIHNLSMFLYGPGLPHMLTGRLSGEGEKSHHTIVIWLKHQWLEQIQELIPEARQLQRLLTDSAYGVEFSQPVAQNVRDLVESFDDLNPQRQALRIVEIILLLTDDSTRRRLSASPYYLHQFKDDKESYLRIEEARKYIEQHYHQPLKMDNLCQLLHMSESAIYRMYEKHYGVSFSQHLKQYRIGKACELLASSDKPVALVAELAGFHNLSNFNRQFKAMKNITPSAFRKQFKPY comes from the coding sequence TTGAAACCGTTTATCGAAAATATCAGTCACCAAGCCAGCTTCAACTGGTTGATGAAACACTTTCACTGCCCAGTTCCAAAGCAGGAATACGCCTGCCCATGGCACTATCATGCTGAATACGAACTGGTGATTTATCTCGACCCTGATCAAGTCTTCGAAGGCAATTACTTTGCTGGCGATGGCATTGGAACAATTCATAATCTGTCGATGTTTTTGTACGGCCCTGGGTTACCCCATATGTTGACAGGGCGTTTATCCGGAGAAGGAGAAAAATCCCACCATACGATCGTTATATGGTTGAAACATCAATGGCTTGAGCAGATACAAGAACTGATCCCAGAAGCTCGCCAGTTACAACGATTGTTAACTGACTCTGCCTATGGCGTCGAGTTCAGTCAACCAGTCGCCCAGAATGTCCGTGATCTGGTCGAGAGCTTTGATGATCTAAACCCTCAACGCCAAGCATTGCGCATTGTCGAGATAATACTTTTGCTCACCGATGACAGCACAAGGCGCAGGTTATCCGCGTCTCCGTATTACTTGCATCAATTTAAAGACGACAAAGAGTCGTACTTGCGAATTGAAGAAGCTCGGAAGTACATAGAACAGCATTACCATCAGCCGCTCAAAATGGATAACTTGTGTCAGCTTCTCCATATGAGCGAAAGCGCCATCTATCGCATGTACGAAAAACACTATGGTGTGAGCTTTTCACAACACCTCAAACAATATCGTATCGGCAAAGCCTGTGAACTACTGGCAAGCTCAGACAAGCCAGTCGCGCTCGTCGCAGAACTGGCGGGGTTTCACAACCTGTCTAACTTTAACCGTCAATTCAAAGCAATGAAAAACATCACTCCTTCAGCGTTTCGTAAGCAATTTAAACCATACTAA
- a CDS encoding peptidoglycan DD-metalloendopeptidase family protein, with product MPFNRSLLILIALTCFSIAALIEIEHNEKAQSTPASVTTVSYHSLPGVVPPPNHPIKVHYIVKVGDTLSSIFSSWNLSYHTLQKVLEADLTSLKLDTIKPGDHLEFVIDADSRQLKSLIFHQSLVEQAIYEKETNGQFSYRFEEQPGQWRSTLYSGNIKGSFSLTAHKLGLTTTQIANITRVLRDKVNFARDLRVGDSFNILVNEQYLATHKTGNTEIEGMSLTIRGKEVAAFLAPDGRFYDRQGNSLEQAFDRFPVTRAYRRITSPFNPKRKHPVTGRISPHNGTDFATPVGTPIYSTGDGKVIAIRNHPYAGKYLVIEHNSVYTTRYLHLSRFLVKKGQHVKRGQKIALSGATGRLTGPHLHFEVLVRNKAVDPMKANLPLATSIPKSMSQAFTVRMARFDDKVAAKNELVAADA from the coding sequence ATGCCATTTAACCGCTCATTGCTGATCTTGATTGCTCTCACCTGTTTCTCCATCGCTGCACTGATTGAAATTGAGCACAACGAAAAAGCCCAATCAACCCCAGCCTCGGTAACGACAGTCTCTTATCATTCACTACCGGGGGTGGTCCCCCCACCCAATCATCCCATAAAGGTGCACTACATAGTGAAAGTCGGCGATACGTTGAGCTCGATCTTCTCATCCTGGAACCTCTCTTATCATACCTTGCAGAAGGTACTGGAGGCTGACCTTACTTCGCTCAAGCTCGATACGATAAAGCCCGGTGACCATCTGGAATTTGTCATAGACGCAGATTCTCGACAACTAAAGTCACTCATTTTCCACCAAAGCCTGGTTGAGCAAGCCATTTATGAAAAAGAGACCAACGGGCAATTCAGCTACCGCTTTGAAGAACAACCCGGACAGTGGCGTTCAACGCTCTATTCCGGCAACATTAAGGGCAGTTTCTCGCTGACAGCTCACAAACTAGGCTTAACGACCACACAGATCGCTAACATCACTCGCGTCTTGAGAGACAAAGTCAACTTCGCGCGCGATCTGCGCGTCGGCGATTCCTTTAACATTCTGGTCAATGAACAGTATTTGGCGACACATAAAACCGGCAATACCGAAATTGAAGGCATGTCATTAACAATAAGAGGCAAAGAAGTCGCTGCGTTTCTCGCACCAGATGGCCGCTTCTATGACAGGCAAGGCAATAGCCTAGAGCAGGCCTTTGACCGATTCCCAGTCACACGCGCCTATCGAAGAATCACCTCACCTTTTAACCCGAAAAGAAAACATCCCGTTACGGGCCGAATATCTCCCCACAACGGCACCGATTTCGCAACGCCAGTCGGAACACCTATCTATTCGACGGGCGACGGTAAAGTGATTGCGATCAGAAATCACCCCTATGCAGGTAAGTATCTGGTTATCGAGCACAACAGTGTTTATACAACACGCTACCTTCACCTTAGCCGCTTTCTTGTTAAGAAAGGGCAACACGTAAAGCGAGGCCAGAAAATTGCACTCTCTGGCGCAACGGGACGCCTGACCGGGCCACATCTTCATTTCGAAGTGTTGGTGCGAAACAAAGCGGTCGATCCAATGAAAGCCAACCTGCCCCTTGCGACCTCCATTCCGAAGAGTATGTCCCAAGCGTTTACGGTTAGAATGGCCAGATTTGATGACAAAGTAGCGGCGAAGAATGAACTCGTCGCGGCAGACGCATAG
- a CDS encoding MaoC family dehydratase → MKVADLFKHRGDKQHSELMQWVSPAVREYWGEFLHKTNNRQLFTRLRDLQRPAVNDEVPTTVVPAKSEPKPIELKPEAQKLYDELQSKLGEIIHTGDWLDMSQERINQFGQVTEDMQWIHTDPERAENESPFKTTIAHGFLTLAMLPKLTDSVNPDHTLFPTAKMVVNIGLNQVRFPYPVKANSRVRAISRLSKITPIRKGLEIEREIKVEIEGVRRPGAVVVSVIQLHF, encoded by the coding sequence ATGAAAGTCGCTGACCTATTTAAACATCGTGGTGATAAGCAGCACTCAGAGCTCATGCAATGGGTATCTCCTGCTGTACGTGAATATTGGGGCGAGTTTTTGCACAAAACAAACAACCGCCAACTATTTACTCGTCTAAGAGATTTGCAACGCCCAGCGGTCAACGATGAAGTACCGACAACCGTCGTGCCGGCGAAATCCGAGCCAAAACCTATTGAGCTAAAGCCAGAAGCACAAAAGCTCTATGATGAGCTACAAAGCAAGCTAGGTGAAATCATTCACACCGGTGACTGGCTTGATATGTCTCAAGAGCGCATTAACCAGTTCGGTCAAGTAACGGAAGATATGCAGTGGATCCACACCGATCCTGAGCGTGCTGAAAACGAATCTCCGTTCAAGACAACGATTGCTCATGGCTTTCTGACACTCGCAATGCTGCCAAAGTTAACAGACAGTGTTAACCCAGACCATACATTATTTCCAACCGCAAAAATGGTGGTCAATATTGGTCTTAATCAGGTTCGTTTTCCTTATCCGGTTAAAGCCAACAGCCGAGTTCGTGCGATAAGTCGACTCTCGAAAATAACGCCCATTCGCAAAGGTTTAGAAATCGAGCGTGAAATCAAAGTAGAAATTGAAGGGGTTCGTCGCCCAGGTGCTGTGGTGGTATCCGTGATTCAATTGCACTTTTAA
- a CDS encoding phosphate ABC transporter substrate-binding protein has protein sequence MIRVALAAILSSSLLTFSTLASEVNVSGSTSVARVMDVLAENFNTAHPKTYIAVQGVGSTAGITLLKKGVADIGMSSRYLTESEQDESLTVMPLAFDGLAVVVNKSNSVQNVSREQLYDIYKGKITNWKEVGGADQKIAVVTREASSGSRYSFESLLGLTKIVNGRQVSDINPDNLVVNSNSMVKTIVNHNKQAIGFISTGSVDSSIKAIQFEGVDANSQSIANRKYELARPFLVLYKKSELGKEAESFIQYLKGKQARALISEYGYTPVDK, from the coding sequence ATGATTCGTGTAGCGCTGGCGGCAATATTGTCCTCTTCTTTACTTACATTCTCTACGCTAGCGAGTGAAGTCAATGTGTCTGGTTCAACGTCCGTGGCACGTGTTATGGATGTGTTGGCAGAAAACTTCAACACAGCTCACCCAAAAACTTACATTGCAGTCCAAGGCGTCGGCTCGACGGCAGGCATCACTTTGTTAAAGAAAGGTGTGGCAGATATCGGTATGAGTTCACGATACCTCACAGAGAGTGAGCAGGATGAATCACTGACGGTCATGCCACTCGCGTTTGATGGTTTGGCCGTTGTTGTGAACAAGTCGAATTCGGTTCAGAATGTTAGCCGCGAGCAGTTGTATGATATCTATAAAGGTAAAATAACCAACTGGAAAGAGGTTGGCGGTGCCGACCAGAAAATTGCAGTGGTAACCCGTGAAGCGTCTTCAGGTTCGCGTTATAGTTTCGAGAGCTTGCTGGGGTTGACTAAGATCGTCAATGGTCGTCAGGTCTCTGACATCAACCCAGACAACTTGGTGGTTAATAGCAACAGTATGGTTAAGACCATCGTTAACCACAATAAACAAGCAATAGGATTTATTTCAACGGGTTCTGTCGACAGCTCAATTAAGGCGATTCAATTTGAAGGGGTAGATGCGAACAGCCAGTCAATTGCCAACCGCAAGTATGAGCTTGCACGTCCATTCCTTGTGTTGTACAAAAAATCAGAACTAGGTAAAGAGGCTGAGTCGTTTATCCAGTACCTGAAAGGCAAACAGGCTAGAGCTCTGATCAGCGAGTATGGTTATACGCCAGTGGATAAATAA
- a CDS encoding DUF3024 domain-containing protein has product MELVSLLQKQIESRARIICEQRNRSLPAELGKATYEVTDNGVVFIKQHFLLDSTHCDYMLPVAKVQWDDERSAWLLSMPDESKEERWLPYPYLAQSHDLTAIMREVDKDPKSVFWDD; this is encoded by the coding sequence ATGGAACTGGTCAGTTTGCTGCAAAAACAAATCGAAAGTCGTGCACGGATTATATGTGAGCAACGTAATAGGAGCTTACCCGCTGAATTGGGCAAAGCGACTTATGAGGTAACGGATAACGGAGTGGTATTTATCAAGCAACACTTTTTGCTCGATTCCACGCACTGTGACTATATGCTGCCTGTGGCCAAAGTCCAATGGGACGATGAGCGCAGTGCATGGTTGTTATCTATGCCTGACGAGTCGAAAGAAGAAAGGTGGCTGCCCTACCCTTACCTAGCACAAAGCCATGACTTGACGGCGATCATGCGCGAAGTAGACAAGGATCCTAAGTCGGTATTTTGGGACGACTAA
- the rnb gene encoding exoribonuclease II, with protein MFQDNPLLAQLKQQIQENLPKKEGTIKATEKGFGFLEVDSKTSFFIPPPYMKKCMHGDKVKAIIRTEKEREVAEPEELVEQGVNRFIGRIKLFKGKLNVAPDHPQLKKLSLKAKVRKGLKSDEFKEGDWVVAHLTQHPLKGDNGFFVEISEKITDADDKIAPWWVTLAQNDLPNSEPAGIDNWAIKDDADLARIDMTHIPFVTIDGESTKDMDDALYAKKTETGDFELTIAIADPTAYITPDSDMDKVARERGFTIYLPGRNIPMLPRDLADELCSLIENEERPALCCTVTISKDGVIGDDVKFFAANIKSHARLAYDHVSDWLETGQSESWQPTEDIAEIVRDLYEFSQARAEWRETNAVVFPDRPDYRFELSEDNDVVAIHSDRRRCANRLVEESMITANICAGKALKASFDSGVFNTHAGFKPEKIADVIELVNPEGELPFNAESVVTLEGFAELRRWLATQETSYLDNRIRKYQAYSEIGNQPLPHYAMGLELYATWTSPIRKYGDMINHRMLKAHILGKEPVQIADESVGEELALHRKHHKMAERSVSDWLYARTLAEEPAKGTVFNGEIFDVSRAGVRVRLIENGAAAFIPGSLILANKERLECNSDLGTVSIDKQVIYRLGDVLELVLSDVNQETRSIVAKPTQVFDDVKAAETSTD; from the coding sequence ATGTTCCAAGATAACCCTCTACTGGCTCAACTTAAGCAGCAAATTCAGGAAAACCTTCCTAAAAAGGAAGGTACGATCAAAGCGACTGAAAAAGGCTTCGGCTTTTTAGAAGTCGACAGCAAGACCAGCTTCTTTATTCCGCCGCCATACATGAAAAAATGTATGCATGGTGACAAAGTGAAAGCCATTATCCGCACAGAAAAAGAACGCGAAGTAGCAGAGCCAGAAGAACTGGTTGAACAAGGTGTAAACCGTTTTATTGGGCGCATCAAACTCTTCAAAGGCAAGTTGAATGTTGCACCTGATCATCCTCAGCTTAAGAAACTCTCTTTGAAAGCAAAGGTGAGAAAAGGCTTAAAAAGTGATGAATTCAAAGAGGGGGACTGGGTGGTGGCTCATCTCACCCAGCATCCTTTGAAAGGCGACAATGGTTTCTTTGTCGAGATCTCAGAGAAAATCACCGACGCTGACGACAAGATTGCCCCTTGGTGGGTAACGTTAGCGCAAAATGATTTGCCAAATAGTGAGCCTGCAGGTATCGACAACTGGGCAATCAAAGATGACGCTGATTTAGCGCGTATCGACATGACGCACATACCGTTTGTGACCATAGATGGTGAGTCAACCAAAGATATGGACGATGCGTTGTACGCGAAGAAGACAGAAACCGGTGATTTTGAACTGACAATTGCGATTGCCGATCCAACGGCCTATATCACGCCAGACAGCGATATGGACAAGGTTGCCCGAGAGCGTGGCTTTACCATTTACCTGCCGGGTCGTAACATCCCGATGCTACCGCGTGATTTGGCTGATGAACTCTGTTCTCTTATCGAAAATGAAGAACGTCCAGCACTTTGCTGTACCGTAACAATCAGCAAAGATGGTGTGATTGGCGATGACGTTAAGTTCTTTGCTGCGAACATTAAATCCCACGCGCGTCTCGCTTATGATCATGTATCTGATTGGCTTGAAACAGGGCAATCTGAATCGTGGCAGCCTACGGAAGACATTGCTGAAATTGTTCGTGACTTGTACGAGTTTTCTCAAGCTCGCGCAGAGTGGCGCGAGACCAACGCGGTGGTTTTCCCAGACCGACCAGATTATCGCTTTGAGTTAAGCGAAGATAACGACGTAGTCGCCATTCATTCAGATAGGCGTCGCTGTGCGAATCGCTTGGTTGAAGAGTCGATGATTACGGCAAACATCTGTGCAGGTAAAGCGCTGAAGGCAAGCTTTGATTCAGGTGTATTTAATACTCACGCAGGTTTTAAACCAGAAAAGATCGCTGACGTGATTGAGTTGGTTAACCCTGAAGGTGAGTTGCCGTTTAATGCAGAAAGTGTGGTGACCCTAGAAGGATTTGCGGAACTCCGTCGTTGGTTGGCAACACAAGAGACGAGCTACCTAGACAATCGTATCCGTAAGTACCAAGCTTACAGCGAAATTGGTAACCAACCTTTGCCCCACTATGCAATGGGCTTAGAGCTGTACGCTACGTGGACCTCTCCAATTCGTAAGTACGGCGACATGATTAACCATCGTATGCTTAAAGCTCATATTTTGGGTAAAGAGCCCGTTCAAATCGCAGATGAATCTGTGGGTGAAGAATTGGCCTTGCATCGTAAGCATCATAAGATGGCAGAACGCAGTGTGAGTGATTGGTTGTATGCTCGCACGCTAGCTGAAGAACCAGCAAAAGGCACCGTCTTTAATGGAGAAATCTTTGATGTATCTCGGGCTGGTGTTCGAGTACGACTAATCGAAAATGGTGCGGCGGCGTTCATCCCTGGCTCTCTGATTTTGGCGAATAAAGAGCGATTAGAGTGTAATAGTGACCTTGGTACGGTTTCGATTGATAAACAAGTGATTTACCGTTTGGGCGATGTACTTGAGTTAGTCCTGAGTGACGTTAACCAAGAAACGCGCAGTATTGTAGCTAAGCCGACTCAGGTTTTTGACGATGTCAAAGCAGCTGAAACGAGCACAGATTAG